From the Halococcus saccharolyticus DSM 5350 genome, the window TTCGCACTACCGACTCCGAAACGCCGACGCGGTCGCCGACGTCCTCGCTACCCACGACGCTCCGCTCGTGGTTTCGGGGCACGTCCACTGGCCCGCGGTGGTCGATACGGGGACGGCTCGTCAGGTGATCGCGCCGGCGACGTGTTCGTTCCCTCAGGCGGCGCTGCTGGTCCACGTCGAGCCTCGGGGAACCACCGTCTCGTTGCTCCCGCTCGCCGATCGACGAGGGCTCGAAGAGGCGCACCGGCACGCACGACGAGGCGGCGACCGCGCCGCAGCGTTCGTTGCCACCGCCGACGACGGCTATTTTCGGGAGTTGCCGCTGATCGACGAGGCGACCGACGCGACCGCGTTGCGGCCGCGCGATCCGCCGGTTCGTCCGCCGTCCTGACGACTCTAGCCAACGAAATCAGTGCGGCTTGGGGTTCAGGTGGTCGGGAACGAACCAGCGACGGACCACGATCCCGATCGTCCCGCCGATCAGACCGGCGAAGGCGTACATCGGCGCGAGCAGGCAGACCGCGAGCAGTGCGAAAAACGGCGAATAGAACAGGAAGGCGGTCCCGCTCGCGGCAAACCAGACCACGAACGAGGTGATCCCGAGCAGCAGCGAGAGCACGGCGATCCCGAAGCAGCCGGCGCGGAGCCCTGCCGACGCGCCGTCGTAGACGTTGGTGCCGAGAGCGAACCCGGCGGCGAACCCGCCGGCAGCGCCACCGAAATGACCGGCGACACCGAGATCGATCCCCTGGCTGCCGGCGTAGAGCATCGCGAGCGCGTACATCGTCGTCGTGACCGCTCCGACTGCGGCGACCCACCACGGTCGACCCACGAGATCCGTCACGATCTCGTGTCGCGTGTGACGCCAGTTCATGTCGTATAACTCACACCGGAACGTAATAAAACCTCGCGACCATCACGTGGCTGAACTAACGTCGCCGACGGACGAACGGAGATACCGGATAGAGCGGGATCGTCCTCTCACAGCGTCAGGACGACCGCCGCTGCGAGCGATCCGGTGAGGAGGATGCCGCTCCAGAGTGCGACTCGTGTGGCGAACTGCCGACTTGGGCCGGCGGCGGTCAGCGCGGCCTTGACACCGATGCTCGACGCCGTAGCGAGCAGGACGGCGATCACGGCGGTCTCGTAGCCGAGACTTCCTGTCCGATAGAGCGAGACGGTCGAGGCGGTCGCGCCGGCCGAGGAAACCAGTCCCGAGAGGACGGCGGTGACGTAGAAGCCGACCTCGCCGAACTGAGCTTGGGCGAACCCGCCGGCGAGGACCACCACTGCGAACATCGCGCCGAACGCGAGCACGTTCCGGAGCGAGAAGGGACTGTCGAGATCCATCGTCACCTGTTCGTCCCAGTCGGCGGTGACGGCCGCGATCGCGACGCTTCCAACGACGACGATCGCGAGCGGGACGACTGCGCCGACGAGCACGTTCGGGAGGGTGAACGCGAGCACGATCGCGAGGTTCCGCAGTGCCATCGCCGCGTCCGCGAGCAACACGGCGGCGACGGCGTAGGAGGTCATGGTCGGGCGCTGCCGAACCGAATCCAGCATCGTCCCGACCACGGCAGTCGAGGAGGCCAACCCCCCGAAAAAGCCCGTGACGGCGATCCCCCGGCCCCCATACGTTCTGACGATCGCGTAGTTCACGATTCCGATGGCGGCGACCGCGACCACCATCAGCCACACCACTCGGGGTTCGATCGCAACCGCGAGTTCGCCCGAGCCGATCGTGACGTCGCCGGTCGGCAGCAGCGGGTAGATCACGAACGCGAGAATGGCGAACTCGGTGGTCGAGCGGAGCTCCTCGCGCGAGAGCCCGCCCGCAAAACTGTGGAGTTCGCGCTTCAGTACGAGGAGAAGCGAGGACAGGACGGCGACGGTCACGCCCTCGATGACGTAGCCGGCGGCGGTCAGCGCACCGACGCCGTAGGCCACCAGCATCGAGACCGAGGTCGTGAGCGAGAGTCCGAGGTCCTCGTCCCGGAGGCCCTGCACCGCGAGCACCGCTCCCTGGACGATGACGAGCAGACCGCCGATCGCCAGCAGCCCCTCGCGATCGAGGGTGGTGAACACCGCGCCGAGCAGCGTGATGAGCGAGAACGTCCGGATGCCCGCGGGCTTGTCCGACCACTCGCGTTCGAGACCGAGAAACAGCCCGAGCGCGCCCGCGAGCGCGATCCTCGCGACGGGACTGTCGAGCGAGACGGCCACTTGAGCGACGAGGCTCACGCTTCGGCGTTCCTCCGCCGGCGTATAAACGTCCGTCGGCCTGTCGCTCGGCTTCAGCATTGTCGTGATCATCGCTGCACCGCCGCTCGCCCACGACAGCCGTCACGCTTATTACTGGATAGTATAACCTAGTTATCGATGGCACGAGCCCGAACGCAGCTTCGATCCGCCCGCGAGGGCACGATCACCCCGGCGATGGAGCGGGTGGCCGAGCGCGAGAACCGCGATCCCGAGTTCGTCCGCGAGCAGGTGGCCGCGGGCGAGGCAGTGATCCCGGCGAACCACGCCCACGAGGGCCTCGATCCGATGATCATCGGCCACGAGTTCGCCACGAAGGTCAACGCCAACATCGGCAACAGCGAGACCACGAGCGACCGCACCGAGGAACTCAGAAAACTCCACGCGGCGGTCCACTACGGCGCGGACACCGTGATGGACCTGAGCACCGGCGAGGATCTCGACACGATCCGCGAGGCGAACGTCGATCATTCGCCGGTGCCCATCGGAACGGTACCGATCTACGAGGCGGTCAAGCGTGCGGAGAGCCCCGAGGAGATCACTCACGAACTCCTGCTCAACGTGATCGAAAAGCAGGCCGAGCAGGGCGTCGACTACATGACGATCCACGCGGGCGTCCTGATGGAACATCTCCCGCTGACCGACGGCCGGGTGACGGGAATCGTCTCGCGTGGTGGCTCGATTCTCGCCCAGTGGATGGAGGAGAACGCGATGCAGAATCCTCTCTACACCGAGTTCGAGGCAATCTGTGAGATTTTCGCCGAGCACGACGTCACGTTCAGCCTCGGCGACGGCCTCCGCCCCGGAAGTTTGGCGGACGCGAGCGACGAGGCCCAGTTCGCCGAGTTGGATACACTCGGCGAACTCACCCGGACCGCGTGGGATCACGGGGTCCAGGTCATGGTTGAGGGGCCGGGCCACGTGCCGATGGACCAGATCCGGGACAACGTTGAGCGCCAGCAGGAGGTCTGTGACGGCGCGCCGTTCTACGTGCTCGGGCCGCTGGTGACCGACGTCGCACCGGGCTACGACCACATCACGAGCGCGATCGGCGCGACCGAGGCCGCCCGCGCGGGGGCGGCGATGCTCTGCTACGTCACGCCCAAGGAACACCTCGGACTGCCCGACGCCGAGGACGTTCGGGAGGGCCTCGCAGCCTACCGGATCGCGGCCCACGCCGGCGACGTAGCGAACGGGCTGCCCGGCGCGCGCGACTGGGACGACGCGCTCTCGCAGGCTCGGTACAACTTCGACTGGCGTGAGCAGTTCGATCTCGTGCTCGATCCCGATCGCGCCCGGAGCTCGCACGATCAGACTCTGCCGGGTGACAACTACAAGGAGGCACGCTTCTGCTCGATGTGTGGCGTCGAGTTCTGTTCGATGCGGATCGATCAGGATGCACGCGACGCCGACGGCGAGATGGGTGCGCTCGATGCGGGCGTCGATCTCGACGCCTCGCCGGCTGCGGCGGTCAACCTCCCGCCAGTGGGAACCCACGACACCAGCGCGGTGCCGGAGCTACCTGATCTCGATGGGGCGGTCCATAGCGACGGCGAGCCGGCGGACGACTGATTCACTGTCACTTTCGTTCTCCAACGTCGGCTGTCGCTTCGAGTGAGACACGCCGGATGACAGCATATGCAGCCACAACCCTTAGAAGCGGTAGAGAGTGTGTTACTGTTCTATGACGGAGACTCCAGAAACGAGTCCGATCGAGGAGCGCGACGAGAACGACCGAGAACTGGAAGAGCGCAGGGCGGACGAAACGGAAGCGCCGGTGGCCGATGGGCCACGGGCCGCCGACTTCGAGACGGTGACGGCGGAGCTGGCCGACGCGTTCGATATCGACGGCCGACGGGGCGAGACGATCACCGATCTCCGGACGACCGAGACCGACGACGGACGTCAGGTCGTCGCGACCGTCGAGAAATCCCGGTCGACGATGGTCACTCACCGTCTCGACGACGCGAAACGGAGCGGAAAGCGCGTGGGTGGCGGTGCGGCGATCCTCGCGTTTCTGGCCGGCGTGGCGTACGCAGTGTTCGCCGCACGACGACTGCTCGGGAGCGATGGCGACGAGACTCGTGAGGACGAGACGCCGCCCGAGGAGATCTCACTCGACGAGTAGCGGTCGACGCCCGTAGTGCTCACATTCGTGGACGAAACGCCCGGACGACTGCCGACCGACAGCGTATAAGTCGCCAGCGGTCGTTGTCGCGCCATGACGATCTACACGGGCCGGGGCGACGAGGGTCAGACCGATCTCCGGACGATGGATCGCGTCTCGAAGGCCAGTCCACGAATCGAGGCCTACGGGACGGTGGACGAAGTGAATGCGACTGTCGGGCGAGTCCGACCGACGGGTTACGACGATGTGGACGAGCAGCTCCGCGCGATCCAGAACCACCTCCATATCGTGCAGGCCGACTTCGCGAACCCCGACCCGGACACCGAGGACCCGCAGATGACCGCCGAGCGCACGGACCGTCTGGAGGAGTGGATGGACGCCTACGACGACGAACTCGAACCCCTCCAGTCGTTCATCCTCCCCGGCGGTGGCGACGCGGGCGCGCGCCTCCACCACGCCCGGGCGGTCTGCCGGCGGGCCGAGCGCCGCGCGGTCGCGCTCGCGAGCGAGGAGGAAATCAACGAGGCCGCGGTGGTTTACCTGAACCGCCTCTCGGACGCGCTGTTCACCCTGGCGCGCGTGGTGAACCAGCGCGACGGGGTGGCAGAGGAAGCGCCCGAGTACTGAAGACAACGTTTATACTTCGAGGTCGGGAACTGATGGATGCGGGTCGGTGATCTAGGCCGGTTATGATACCTCCTTCACACGGAGGAAGTCGGCGGTTCAAATCCGCCCCGACCCACTTCTGACGGCGCGACACGACGAGCGAAGCGAGGAGCCTGTGCTGCCAGAAATGGTCACGAAGGATTTGAGTCCGCAGAACCAGGGAGCAAAGGGCTACTTCCGGTCTTCATTGTCGGAGATATCATAATAATAGTCGGTGTGTAGAGCTTGCTCCCACCGGAGGAGACACAGAAGATTCAATATAATAAAGAATTGACCTAGTGGCTTTTCTTCTCCGTGATAGAGCCCATTCCGCCAATTCTGAATCACTCCATATGCCTGATCTGGTCCAGCACCTTCGCTGAAAGCAGCAACTTCGTGCCTAAAGTCTACTAAAATGTCTGAAAAACTACTCCGCACAACCTCTCTTTCTACGTGGAGCAATAATGCGCCAATGCTGCTAACATAGGTATCTTCGTCCTCACTATATGTATAATATTCCTCACCCTGACTAAGTCGTCGGATTCGTCCCTCTGGCTTCAGACGACCATCAAAACAGATATCTTCTCGTGATATTTCCTTCAAGAATGCTTCCAGCGAAGCGTACACTAAATAGTTGGCTAACAAGTGTGAGTTTGCACCGAGAAATGACTCCTCTTCTGGAGCGGACATTATACAACTAAGGACGGTAGACATCTTAACCATTTGATCAAAGTATTGCGTTCCTTCTGACCCTCTGGGGCGGACTTGTCTATAACTCTCTCGCCAGTATTCACGGTGATCTTCAGTAATCTTGGCTTGCCCGACCCGAGTCAACGGAATAGCTAACTTCAGAAGTTTCTTTGGCGAAAGCTCACCAATATCCTCAACAGAATTATCAAAGGACAGAAGAACGTTGTCTGTCGGGAATTCGTTAGAATCGAAAACGGAGGAAACGCCATTCGTGATACCCCATTTCAAGGGATAATCGACGCTCTCCTGATCTCCGATCCGAATCTCTAATCTCGAATCAGAGGGGTATCTTTGATGATAATTGTGGTACCGACGTTCAATCTCTTTCCACTCCATGATACTGATGACACTCGCATCAGTGTGTCTTTAATCGGCTCTGTAGTTTCGCTAGACGCGAAGGCTACGACTGCGTTATTGCCGTAGAAAGCGAAGAGACGGATTGGTTTGACATCCGAAATCCGTCTCTTCACGCGTGTTACGGTGGCTAAAGCTAAATCAGTTGTCGCTAATCCGAACGAACCCGCCGACCCCGAAGGGGGTGGCGGGTTCGCCGAATGGGCCATGCTCACGCTGCATGCACTTCGCATCGAACTAGGCAAATCCTACCGCGTCGCGGTGGATTTGCTCAGCGAGATGCCGGGTGTCCTCAACGAAATCGGTCTCACGCGTCTCCCACACTACACCGTTCTCCGCACATGGTTTGAGCGGATTCCAACCGAGACCTGGCGTGCGTTTCTCGGCGCGTCAGCCGAGAAACGCACTGGCCATGCTGCCATCGATTCGACCGGCTTTGACCGTGACCAGCCCAGCCGCCACTACGCCAACCGCACCCACTACCGCGTCCGGGCGCTGAAAGTCACCGCTCTCGTGGATGTCCAAACGCTGTATATCACCGACATCCACTCGACCACCTCGAAGAAACACGACGCGAAGATCGGCCCGCAGGTCGCCCGGCGCAACGCCGGCGACCTGCGGAGCCTCGCAGCCGATCGAGGCTATGACGCGAAAGCCTTCCGCGACGAACTTCGTGAAAACGGCATCAGACCGCTGATCAAGCATAGGATCATGAACCCACTCGATCACGCCCATAACGCCCGCATGGACGGTGATCGATACCACCAGCGTTCCATGTCAGAAACCGTCTTCTCGTCAATCAANGCCCATAACGCCCGCATGGACGGTGATCGATACCACCAGCGTTCCATGTCAGAAACCGTCTTCTCGTCAATCAAGCGCACGCTCGGCGCAGCCGTGCGTGCGCGAAGCTGGTGGTTGGAGTTCCGTGAAATGCTGCTGAAAGCCACCGTCTACAACCTCCGACGGAGCGTCCGATACACGTGAAATCAACCGCCGTGTACCGAAACTACAGAGCCCTTTAATCCAATGAACCAACATTCCTTCGAGCGAACCGTTGAGTTCGCCGGCTTGTGGTTGCCACCACCATCGCTCATCGAACGTTTGCACGATACGTCGTGCTCCGGTATGACTTCGATGACCGGGACTACGACGAGGGGTCTCCCGACTCCTCGATTCGCTGCTCGTATTTCTCCAGACTGGCGTCGAGCGCTTCGCTGGCGTCGATACCGGCCGAGTTCCCCATCTGGAGGGCCGTGAAGAGGACGTCCCCGAACTCGTCGGCAGTCACGGTTATCTCGCCTGGCGAATCCCCGTACTCTGCGGATTCGATGGCGTCTTCCGCTATTTCGCCGATCTCCTCGACCAGGTTCAGCAGTCGGAACTCGGTACTCATGTCGAGATCGTGTTCGTCCACGAACGTGGCGACTTTCTGTTGTTCGTCCATGAACCCCTCGACAGCGGCGAGCGACAAGAATTCAGGGGGTTCGAGCCGGTGTCCGGGTGGACGGTTTCTCGACGGAAACCTCGCCCCGTTCCAGGGGCCGTCTTCACTCTGCTCCCGGAAGTACGGGTATCTTGGTTACAGCAGCTCTTCGACGTTGTCGGCCACTTCCTCGGGCGTGTCGCCGACCGGGACGCCGGCCTCCGAGAGCGCCTCGATCTTGCTCTCAGCGGTGCCGGCTCCCGACCCGCTCACGATGGCTCCGGCGTGGCCCATCCGCTTGCCGGGCGGGGCAGTCCGGCCCGCGATGAACCCCGCTACGGGGGTGTCCATGTTCGCATCGATGTATTCGGCGGCTTCCTCCTCGTCGCTACCGCCGATCTCACCGCACATCACGATCGCGTCGGTCGCTGGATCGTCCTCGAACAGCGAGAGGGCGTCCACGAAGTCCGTTCCAATAATGGGATCGCCGCCGATCCCGATGGCGGTGGTCTGGCCCAGGCCGCGGTCGGTGAGGTTGTCGACGACCTGGTAGGTCAGCGTGCCCGATCGGGAGATCAGGCCGACGTTGCCCGACGAGAAGATGTTCCCCGGCAGGATGCCGAGCTTCGCCTCGCCCGGCGTGATGACGCCGGGGCAGTTCGGCCCGATGAGGTGGGTGTCGGTCTCGGAGAGGCGCTTGTACACCTTCGCCATGTCCTGAGCCGGAATGCCCTCGGTAATCGCCACCACCAGATCGACAGGAGAGTCGAGTGCCTCGAAGAGGGCGTCGGCCGCGAACGCGGGCGGGACGAGCACCACGGAGGCGTCGGCGTTCTCGGCTTCTGCGGCCCGACTCACCGTATCGTACACCGGCACACCGTGGACCTCTTCACCGCCGCGACCCGGGACCGCGCCGGCCACCACGTTCGTGCCGTACTCGATCATCTGGCCCGCGTGGAACTCGCCCTCGCCGCCGGTGATCCCCTGGACGACAACACGGGTATCGTCGTCGACGAGCACGCTCATCGGCTCTCACCTCCGGCGTGCTCGACGGCTTTCTGTACTGCGCCTTCGAGCGTCTCCTCCACGTCGAGTGCGTCTGTATTCAAGATCTCCATGCCCTCCTCCGCGTTGGTGCCCGCCAGCCGCACCACGATTGGCTTCGGGAGTTCGTCGAACTGTGCGATCGCGTCGTTGATCCCCTGGGCGACCTCGTCGCCGCGGGTGATCCCGCCGAAGATATTGAACACCACGCTGTCGACGTTCTCGTCGGAAAACACCATGTCGAGTGCGTTCGCCACGCGCTCGGCCTTCGCGCCGCCGCCGATGTCGAGGAAGTTCGCGGGCGCGCCGCCGTAGTAGTCCACCAGATCGAGCGTGGTCATCACGAGACCCGCGCCGTTACCGATGATCCCGACGTTGCCCTCCAGACGGACGTAGTCGAAGCCGTACTCGTTGGCCTTCGCCTCCAGATCGTCCTCGGCAGCCGCTTCCTCCATCTCGGCGAGGTCGGGGTGGCGAAAGAGCGCGTCGTCGTCGATGTTCATGACCGCGTCCGCACAGATCACCTCGCGGTCGCTCGTCACCATCACGGGGTTCACTTCGGTGTCCTCCGCGTCACTGTCCTCCCAGAGGTCGTACAGCGTCGAGAGCACGCCCGCGACGTCGCTGGCGACGTCATCCTCGACGCCGGCGTCGTACACCGCGCGCCGGGCCTGGTAGGGATGGAGCCCGAACGCAGGATCGACGTGCTCGCGCGCGATCGCCTCGGGGCTCTCCTCGGCGACTTCCTCGATGTTCACGCCGCCCTCCGAGGAGACCATCGCCACCGGCTTGCCCTCGCCGCGGTCCATCGTCACGCCGACGTAGAGCTCGTCGACGAAATCGACCGCGGCCTCGACCAGCACGCGATCGACGGTGTAGCCCTTGAGATCCATTCCGAGAATGGAATCGGCGGCCTCGCGAGCCTCGTCGTCGCTTTCGGCGAGTTCGATGCCGCCGGCCTTGCCGCGGCCGCCGACGTGGACCTGGGCCTTCACTGCGACGGGATACCCGATCGACTCGGCCGCCGCGAGCACCTCGTCGGTGCTCTCGGCCAGCTCGGCGTCCGGCGTCGGCAGTCCGGCCTCGGCGAAGACCTCCTTTGCCTGATACTCGTGAAGTCGCATCGCTTCGAGAGGGGGGTGCCGGCCGCTTAAATCCCGCCGATTCACTCCTCGATGTCGGCGTACAGCCGCACCAACCCACACTCGGGGCAGAGATGGGCAGCGGTACCGGTGTGCTCGTCGATACCGATCCGATCGAGCAGCCCGCCATCCCGATCGGTTTTCACGAACACGTCGTACTGGCCGCCGGCCGTGAGCTTCGTTTCCGTCATCGACACGTCACAGTCCGGACATCGCCGCTCGTTCATGCGGATCT encodes:
- a CDS encoding MgtC/SapB family protein gives rise to the protein MSLVAQVAVSLDSPVARIALAGALGLFLGLEREWSDKPAGIRTFSLITLLGAVFTTLDREGLLAIGGLLVIVQGAVLAVQGLRDEDLGLSLTTSVSMLVAYGVGALTAAGYVIEGVTVAVLSSLLLVLKRELHSFAGGLSREELRSTTEFAILAFVIYPLLPTGDVTIGSGELAVAIEPRVVWLMVVAVAAIGIVNYAIVRTYGGRGIAVTGFFGGLASSTAVVGTMLDSVRQRPTMTSYAVAAVLLADAAMALRNLAIVLAFTLPNVLVGAVVPLAIVVVGSVAIAAVTADWDEQVTMDLDSPFSLRNVLAFGAMFAVVVLAGGFAQAQFGEVGFYVTAVLSGLVSSAGATASTVSLYRTGSLGYETAVIAVLLATASSIGVKAALTAAGPSRQFATRVALWSGILLTGSLAAAVVLTL
- the thiC gene encoding phosphomethylpyrimidine synthase ThiC; amino-acid sequence: MARARTQLRSAREGTITPAMERVAERENRDPEFVREQVAAGEAVIPANHAHEGLDPMIIGHEFATKVNANIGNSETTSDRTEELRKLHAAVHYGADTVMDLSTGEDLDTIREANVDHSPVPIGTVPIYEAVKRAESPEEITHELLLNVIEKQAEQGVDYMTIHAGVLMEHLPLTDGRVTGIVSRGGSILAQWMEENAMQNPLYTEFEAICEIFAEHDVTFSLGDGLRPGSLADASDEAQFAELDTLGELTRTAWDHGVQVMVEGPGHVPMDQIRDNVERQQEVCDGAPFYVLGPLVTDVAPGYDHITSAIGATEAARAGAAMLCYVTPKEHLGLPDAEDVREGLAAYRIAAHAGDVANGLPGARDWDDALSQARYNFDWREQFDLVLDPDRARSSHDQTLPGDNYKEARFCSMCGVEFCSMRIDQDARDADGEMGALDAGVDLDASPAAAVNLPPVGTHDTSAVPELPDLDGAVHSDGEPADD
- a CDS encoding cob(I)yrinic acid a,c-diamide adenosyltransferase, producing MTIYTGRGDEGQTDLRTMDRVSKASPRIEAYGTVDEVNATVGRVRPTGYDDVDEQLRAIQNHLHIVQADFANPDPDTEDPQMTAERTDRLEEWMDAYDDELEPLQSFILPGGGDAGARLHHARAVCRRAERRAVALASEEEINEAAVVYLNRLSDALFTLARVVNQRDGVAEEAPEY
- a CDS encoding IS5 family transposase, yielding MTSEIRLFTRVTVAKAKSVVANPNEPADPEGGGGFAEWAMLTLHALRIELGKSYRVAVDLLSEMPGVLNEIGLTRLPHYTVLRTWFERIPTETWRAFLGASAEKRTGHAAIDSTGFDRDQPSRHYANRTHYRVRALKVTALVDVQTLYITDIHSTTSKKHDAKIGPQVARRNAGDLRSLAADRGYDAKAFRDELRENGIRPLIKHRIMNPLDHAHNARMDGDRYHQRSMSETVFSSIXAHNARMDGDRYHQRSMSETVFSSIKRTLGAAVRARSWWLEFREMLLKATVYNLRRSVRYT
- a CDS encoding MazG nucleotide pyrophosphohydrolase domain-containing protein; this translates as MDEQQKVATFVDEHDLDMSTEFRLLNLVEEIGEIAEDAIESAEYGDSPGEITVTADEFGDVLFTALQMGNSAGIDASEALDASLEKYEQRIEESGDPSS
- the sucD gene encoding succinate--CoA ligase subunit alpha, with product MSVLVDDDTRVVVQGITGGEGEFHAGQMIEYGTNVVAGAVPGRGGEEVHGVPVYDTVSRAAEAENADASVVLVPPAFAADALFEALDSPVDLVVAITEGIPAQDMAKVYKRLSETDTHLIGPNCPGVITPGEAKLGILPGNIFSSGNVGLISRSGTLTYQVVDNLTDRGLGQTTAIGIGGDPIIGTDFVDALSLFEDDPATDAIVMCGEIGGSDEEEAAEYIDANMDTPVAGFIAGRTAPPGKRMGHAGAIVSGSGAGTAESKIEALSEAGVPVGDTPEEVADNVEELL
- the sucC gene encoding ADP-forming succinate--CoA ligase subunit beta; translation: MRLHEYQAKEVFAEAGLPTPDAELAESTDEVLAAAESIGYPVAVKAQVHVGGRGKAGGIELAESDDEAREAADSILGMDLKGYTVDRVLVEAAVDFVDELYVGVTMDRGEGKPVAMVSSEGGVNIEEVAEESPEAIAREHVDPAFGLHPYQARRAVYDAGVEDDVASDVAGVLSTLYDLWEDSDAEDTEVNPVMVTSDREVICADAVMNIDDDALFRHPDLAEMEEAAAEDDLEAKANEYGFDYVRLEGNVGIIGNGAGLVMTTLDLVDYYGGAPANFLDIGGGAKAERVANALDMVFSDENVDSVVFNIFGGITRGDEVAQGINDAIAQFDELPKPIVVRLAGTNAEEGMEILNTDALDVEETLEGAVQKAVEHAGGESR